The Oncorhynchus kisutch isolate 150728-3 linkage group LG10, Okis_V2, whole genome shotgun sequence region CCAATGGCAGCACACTAACAAACAAATGGTTTGTATTGAATATGTAACAACCAACTTAAACGAGCACTAGCCCTACAGAATGTGGGAACACATATGCACATctatttgtatatacagtatgtacaagaagATAATACTGAATGTTGAATACAATGTATGAAAGTGTTTTAAAATGCAATGCTAATATTGATTAGTTTGATCTGTTTCAACTAAGTATCTATCTGTCTCCTGCCATACAACTGTCCATCTCCTTTAAGCCATTCCTAGCTGTCCATCTATCTGTCTACCCGGCACACTGCCTAGTAAGCTAGCAATCTGGCCATCTATCTATTATTGCAGCTGTCAATCTAAATGCCATGTAAATATTGGATACTTATTGATAGGCTCTGAGCCTTACGCTGATGATGCTTCAACACAGTGAGTTTGAAACGACCCCAGGACTCTTCCCCAGTGGAAATGTGATGAGATGAGGTGCAttgctattgaccagggcccgtagtgcactgctggtgaaaagtagtgcactataaggtaattaggtaccatttgggacacaacctgggGTCTGGTACACTAGGTGTATGGAGAGGTCTGTTTGATTCAGCTGAGTGTCTGCACTATGGCAGATGCACTATAGTTCCTCACCATATGTACAGAATGTGTACAATCTTTAGATGGTGGCCAGTTTGCTTGCGTTTTGAATTTAGGAAGCAGAGAAAACGCATCATATCCCATATTTTTAAAGACTATCTTTTTAAGTAGACTATTGAAATAAACAATGTAGATGAATTGAAATGAAGGGGAAATAAAATATTAAAGTCAAAAGTATTTCTTTCCTCTGGTTCCATTGTGTGAATATATCTGGGTTGCTATGACAATGGTGTCATTACTTGTGGCCAAGATGTATGTACTTTGCTCAATGTGTTTAATTATTGTTTAGTCGTTCCGTAACTACTTCCTAAATGTGATTCACTATATAAAGCTCTTAAAGGGACTCTTCAAGAGACTAGGAAAACGTGTACATTGCCTTGTATTCTATGTTCTTGAACTTGGCCAATGATAATACtgtgcatttacattttttgacGGACACCTTTTTCTTTTCCGTATATGTATTTCTAGTTTCAGACTTCATTGCACCTCATTCAATGTTCTCTTAAATGAAGATGAGGAATAGCAGTGGTCCACACTCCTCTCTGCAAGCCTGCACAGTCCCAAGAACTCTCCATCACGGTTCACAGCTCCcagcttgtgccatcaaacccctgcaacttatccagaacactGCACCCAGCCTGGTGTTCAATCGTCCCAAatcctcccatgtcaccctgctcctccgcACACTCTACTGGCTTTCAGTCAAAGgtcacatccactacaagaccatggtacttgcctacggagcagcaagaggaactgcccctccctaccgtCAGTCTacgctcaaaccctacaccccaaaaCCGAGTTGAGGTCTGAACACAACGTCTCAAACCCTACCTCCTTAGAGTATCTCAGATAATCCCACCAATAATTGGGCATAAGATCAGCATTGGGCTGCCTGTGCAAACACATCCTAAGGATGTCATAAGTACGTTTccattatactgtatgtctgtactGCAATGGATGTGCTGCAAGAGACAATAACAGAGATGTAGTAAAATAATACGTCACTTTATTCCACACTTTCTGCCGTTGTTCACTTAGAATTTTGTGTGGATTTTTATCTTACCGCTGGACCGACAAAATACGCCTCCAATAGGTCAGAATTCAACATCAAACATCCTAGATATTGACAGAAGGCATCGATCAGTGCCATACTACCAGGGCTAAGGCACAAAGGCAAATCATTTCATGAAATAAGAaaggcaacaacaacaataacagtcATACAGTATTAACATTTATAATACACCTTtcgaggggttgggttaaatgcggaagagacacatttcagttgaaggcattcagttgtacaactgactaggtgtcccccctttccctttcttttccctctctccttatgCCAAAAACAGATGCACCATTTAGCTTTCAGTTCAGACATGGACAGCTCTGACCTTCAATAAGtcctgtgtgggtgtttgtgtgtgtttgtgtgtttgtttgtgtgtgtgtgtgtgtggaactgtGTGCAACTGGCAATGTCAATTCTCCCTTTTGTGTTCCTTAAGCTGTGaaatgatgtgtctgtgtgtgtttgtatatataCCATGGAACAATTTAATGTGTGGGGTGTACTAAATATAGTACCCTGGCATTTCTGGATGGGTCTGGCTCTGTAGGGCTGTCCATATTCTTTGAGAGGGGATTTGAGAAGTATTCTGTTTGGGGGAGGGGTTGTGTTCATGGTGGAGTTGGTGTTTGGGGTCAGGCTGCAGGTTCCCCAGCGTCCCCCTTGGTTTTGGGTTCCTGCCACCAGTCTGCTACGAAGGACTCCTCGTAATCTCCTATCCCCTCAAACTCAGCGTCAGGGGGGGCCGAGGGAGCAGCCACCTCCTCTGGACTCACCACATCCTGCCACGGAACACAACACTGATTTacagacatacaacaacacatcTACACTTCAAGATGAGGCTTGATTTCACTTGGAAGACATCTCAGGGACGTAATGCTAACACAATGTTGTCATCGTTCTCACACTTTCTTTGCCTTTCTCTTGGCTCTTATTTTCTTTCCCTATGAATCTCTCACTACTAGTGCATGCTGTAAtttcctctctctcccgttctccttctcggtcctcctctcccctctcaggtCTAAGCTGAGGCTGTGTGGTTCGCTGGGAGGGGCTGACCAGAGAAAAACACATGTGGCAGTGTCTGACACCTCCCAGCTACATACCACACTCCACTGTCGGAAAATACaacgcccctctctctccctatcaatctcaatctctctctctatttctctctcttccagctACAGACCCTCTTTCAACCTCtatccatcccactctctctacaGTAGTCTCCCTCATAGATCCCCTGTAGTCAGAATCAGAATCAAAGTAAACACTGTGATTGACTGGTCCCTTCCCCCCCCCACTTCTTTCCATGAAGTTCATTCAAACACTTTGCCGGCCATTTTTCAGTCACCTCGCACAAAACAAAGTAGCATACTAGCTATTATACCCGAAAATTGTTATGCACTTTGGAAATATTCTCGGCAACCCAAAAATCAAAATCTCGCCAGATTTGAAACGAACCAGACAATTTATTACAGTTGATTTACTTCTGAGTTTAGTGTTTCTGTCCAGAATTTGTCCTGCACATAAAAACGGGTTTCCTCTGTTACTTCCATCTCCACCCCTTTGCAGGCAAGCCTTACCTCATCATCTGTCTGTAGGTAGTTCAGTGCAAACTCCAGCATTTCCCTCTGCTTGGTCGTTTGGTTAAAGTACCTCAGTGCCTCCTGCGCAACAAACGTGGCGCGTCAATATCATTGGTTGACACAAGAAGCAAGGAGAACACAAAgctacagtccccccccccccctttatttgAATGCTCCTTTTCCCTCCCGTTAGCATACCATGAAGTATCTGCAGCACCACTAACTCCATTTGAACGATCACAGTTTTGAAAAAGGCCAATATGTTTCAGGGAGCTTTGTTGGTTTTATTTAATTGATGGCGTTGCAGCTGCTGTAAGTGCTGTACTGGTAGGGCATAACCAAGAAATCATAGGACCTAATCCTTTTCAATTTGAATATCAAATATTTGAATTGCCACCTTTGTAGGGAGTTGGTGTTCACACCATAGTTATATGTCACAGCTTTCCTTTTCTTGGTTTGTGTGGAGCTGTGGTGCTCCCCATAGCATATTTTAGTAAGGAAACAACAGCTAGGCCATACCCCAAATCTGAAACTATTACACACCTTGTTTGGAATCAGGTTCAGGAATGAGGTTAATCTGGGTAAAGTTTATTACCATAATTCtaaatcagtggtattcaaactttttcagccagaaaaattattattatcattatttgtTCATTTTTTACATGAACAAATAACCTTTAATTCATTGCATTTTCATCTCTCAtcaaaatgaaaagaaaccaataaatacaCTTACTCAGTATTTTTTTGGGGTCCCTTCTGATTATCTTTCGCCAAAACGTTTGTGTATTGTcccatacaacaacaacaaaaattgccCATCCCACTGCGGTTCTCAGGGTCGTGACCCTGACTTTGAATACCACTGTTCTAGATGATGGTTCGTATTAATCAGAAATGACATGTTCAGTCTTGACAGGGCACATCGGGATGCTGAGTTAGGCGTGAAGGTTATATAAAGCTAACGGGTTTACTCACCGGGCGAGGCAGGAAGTGCGTCTCCTCCAGGCCCCACTGTTCTCGGTAGAAGCGGTAGTACACCATGTTCTGCTGCATCACCTGGTCGTTAGCGTCAAACAGCATGTAGCTGGCCGCACACGGAGCCGCGTTACGCACGTCGTTCActgcacagagggagggagggtcatcTGACAACTGCATAACAACTTTCTAATCAAGTAATGTAACTACACAGTGTTATTACATTGAATAGTTGCTGTACTATTTTGGGTCATGAAATGCAAGTGCAGTAGAGTTCGGCGCTCTATCGAGGTGTGACACTTTCATGCCCTTACGTTTATAGTAGGCAAACTGAAGGTAGTGGTACATGGTAGCCACAAACTTTTCCACAAAGAAACCACCGACGTTGGGCTTCAGGTTCTCCTCACACTTCACTTTACACTTCAGAACTTCCGTGTagagatctgagagagagagagagagagagagagagagagagagagagagagagagagagagaggagagagagagagagagagagagagagagaagagagagagagagagagagagagagagagaggagagaagagagagagagagagagagagagagagagagagagagagagagagagagagagagagagagagagagaagagagagagagggagagagagagagagagaggagagagagagagagagagagaggagagagagagagagagagagagagagagagagagagaggagagagagagagagaggagagagagagagagagagagagagagagagagattatactGCTATGACTTGAGTCTCTGCCCTCTCAATTGGGACCATGAGTAGATGGGGGTTTGTCAGACACTCACCTGCCAGTGTAGGGTAGAAGTCTTTGTACTCTGTGACCTCATATGACCCTTCGCAGCCTGCCAGGCAGAGGTCGTACATTTTGAGGTACTCCGTAGTGGCCTGCTCCATGTCCCGAGTACTGGCGCTGAAATCTCCAGAGTTATACAGTTTCACAGCCTTCAGGAACACAGGCTGGAGTACAGAAAGAACAAATCAAAGTGTTAGAGACACTAGACATGGGCTGAAAGGACAACAGCCAGGGGTCAGAAAGGACAGcacagttagagacagtagatatgtgCTGAAAGGACAGGAAAGGAGGGATGCCAAGTAGGAGGACTGGGGGAAACATAGCACGCAGTTGCAGAACAACAACCAACATTTGAATAGAATTCGAACCTACATTCTATTCTTTAGACTTTTTGCTAACAGTTgtgaaaaaatactatagtatttctCAGCCATTCATGTTTAGATTGAGAAAGCCATCGATAACATACTAACCAACACATATTTTCAATGAATAGTTTGAGTACTGTGTCCAGGTGGACCTTCGCGCTTCAGCAAAGAATGGAAAGGATGGGGGTGCTCAACAACAATGACACAAATCATGAGAATAGCTTACCAAGAAAAACATCCAAAAGGACTAATtcgaggtaaaaaaaaaaaaagggagtTGAAGCACTCGGAAGAAAAGGCAGAGATTGATTTCGTTTTGCTGACTTTAATCCATTGTACAGACTTTTTTTGTAAAGTACTCCAACTCCTTTTGGAAGTTTTTCTTGGACAGCCATTAGTTCTAGTACCGTGCCAGGTGACGGGTATCAGAGCTAGTTGTGATATGTATGGGGGCTGGTTGTGAGCTGACCTCACACTGACCTCGTAGGGCCGCTCCTCGTGGTCGATGAGGTACTCGTCCAGCTCAAACAGGGTCTTGTAGTAGTTCATGTTCTTGGAGATGAAGGGGTCTTCTGGGTTCTTCTGGAGGAATGTGTGGGCCGCTGACACGGCCCTCTCTATGTTGTTTAActgtgggagagaggggatacaGAATGTATCATCATTATTGTTATGGGTCATATAGGGTCCTGTAGTCTGATTGGTCGGCCTTGGCTCCCAGGTACTTAGTGTCATCGTTGGATGACTTCTACAGACACTATCTCTCGTTCTAACGAATGCCTAGCTGAAGCAAGGGGTTCTCTACATGCAGCAGGTCTTGCTAACACTAGTTAGTCCTCAGAATAGCATGGCTTCTAACCTCAAATCACCTCACCAACTGCTAGGAGGTGTGCTTCAGCCACTGACTCAATATGGCTTTAAGGCATGTGCTGAAATGATCAACTGTCAATCAACACTTTTGGCAGTAAGGAGAACACTGTTTGTCTATATTCAAAGATTACTATGTGGTAGCTAAGCCTGGCAATTGTCAAGAGCCCATGCTGTGTAGATTCAAACAGTGTTCTTGGTCTGTTTTATGGAGGAGGGTTTTTGGAATACTGCCGTATATCTGAACAAGTGAAGAAACAGAGCCATGAGATCACCATTttggctgacacacacacctggaacACCTATGAGAACGTCTGGATGTGAATAGAGGCAGATGCTGATCTGAGAAGATGCTCTCCTATGGAGGAGTGGGCTTGCCTGAGGAAACATTCCGATTATAACACTCACGTGTGCGCACAGGCTGTAGAAATGTTTGTACACGTATATTTTACGCACATTCCAATGGCACGCGTTTGGCTTACTTTCACTTTAAAAGTAAATTCTCTTTATTTTTGCAGGGGGAACGCTGTTGATTTGCCTGCTTGGTATTCTACCTCATGTGGTGTTTGCTTTGGTAGAAAATAATAAGGCGATTGTTCTTACTGGGGGACCGTTTAACGGGGCGCTGTTAGAGAGACGTGGCATGTGTGTTCAACTCCTTGAGTTTGCAGCATTCTTAACAGGTGGGCTGAGGAAAGTCTAGGAAAAACGTGATTGTTTCACGCTTGTGTCACAGTCTTGCTACTTAATATTTGATATTTCATTCGAAGTATCAGGCTATGACATTAGCCTATGTAAATATCGGCCTATTGCGTATTCGTTTGACGCATAACGGTGTAATAGGTGTGTCAGGACAGGTTGTTGCATTTAGATGCTAATATTATAATGAAAAATATATTCCACATTTCCTAAGATTCTTACAATTATGCCTATTATCTACTAAAGGGGAAACCCACGGTGACCATCAGTATTATAGACATGTAGACATGTGTAAACCGTTATTTGGGTATCTTACCGTGAATGTTTTTAACATCCACACATCCAGCAGAATAACTATTTGATCTCACCTGGTAGTAAGCATATTGTATGTACCGGTAGGGTACCCTCTTCTCAAAGGCTTCCAGAACATCTCTCTTTGGGTAGGCTACTGTAAACACTGGAAATGTTGTTTTGCACTTTTTAAGGCATGAAGCCCGGAGTAAGAAATGCCGCATGATGCGGAGACTGCTGTCCGCGAAGAGGGTATCATTGTCCCGACTGACAGTGCTACAGTTCTGGCTGCAAAATGCTTCGCTGTCTTTCAGGAGCCGGTGAAGACGCAAACTCAATTCCAGGTACTTGATGCTGTCCCTCCAGTTCTGCGCTGCATACTGGTCCAGAGCATGTCCATACGCAGATTCAAGTGGCATTAGGTCGTTCTGTGGGAAACTCTTAAAGCTATATTTCTCATACTGGGCTTCGACCAGAACCGGAGCAACCAAAACTACACAGAAACAAAATGAAAGCCAGGTTTCTTTAACGTTTGTAGGGGCCATTGTGCTT contains the following coding sequences:
- the LOC109898415 gene encoding endoplasmic reticulum protein SC65, which codes for MAPTNVKETWLSFCFCVVLVAPVLVEAQYEKYSFKSFPQNDLMPLESAYGHALDQYAAQNWRDSIKYLELSLRLHRLLKDSEAFCSQNCSTVSRDNDTLFADSSLRIMRHFLLRASCLKKCKTTFPVFTVAYPKRDVLEAFEKRVPYRYIQYAYYQLNNIERAVSAAHTFLQKNPEDPFISKNMNYYKTLFELDEYLIDHEERPYEPVFLKAVKLYNSGDFSASTRDMEQATTEYLKMYDLCLAGCEGSYEVTEYKDFYPTLADLYTEVLKCKVKCEENLKPNVGGFFVEKFVATMYHYLQFAYYKLNDVRNAAPCAASYMLFDANDQVMQQNMVYYRFYREQWGLEETHFLPRPEALRYFNQTTKQREMLEFALNYLQTDDEDVVSPEEVAAPSAPPDAEFEGIGDYEESFVADWWQEPKTKGDAGEPAA